ATCGCTGGAGCTGACGCTTCAGTGGGCGGAGCGATCTCGGGCGGCTCATCCGAATGGACAACCGGCGCTGTTCGGCATCGTGCAGGGAGGGACCGACAAGGCGCTGCGGGAACAGGCCGCTACAGCCTTGCAACAGATTGGCTTTGACGGCTACGCATTAGGCGGCCTCGCCGTCGGCGAGCCGAAAGCCGTCATGTACGAGACGGTTGCGCATGTTACGCCGCTCCTGCCTGCCGATCGGCCCCGTTATCTGATGGGAGTCGGAACGCCGGAGGATCTCGTGGAAAACGTGATGCGCGGGGTAGACATGTTCGACTGCGTGATGCCCACCAGGCACGGAAGGACTGGAAGCCTGTTCACCAGCTTGGGCCGGATCAATATCAAGGGGGCGGTGTATGCGTCGGACGAAAGGCCGCCCGACCTCGACTGTGATTGTTACACCTGTCGACACTTCTCCCGCGCCTATCTCCGACACCTCTTTATGGCCGGCGAGATCCTTGGGCTGCGCTTGAACACGCTGCATAATCTTCATTTCTATGTTACGCTTATGCGGCAGATCCGGCAGGCCATCGAAGATGGAAGCCTTGCCGCATTCCGGACACGGTTTCTTGAGAAGACCAAGACGTCGAATCACAACGACACAGCAGCATAACACAACACTACGAGGAGGTTAGAGAATGGGAATCGCGTATGCGCAACAGGCAGGGAGTTCGTCTGACGGTGGACCGGCGAGTATACTACCGGTCCTGCTCCCCTCGGTACTGATATTTGTTATCTTTTATTTCTTGATGATTCGCCCCCAGCAAAAGAAGCAGCAAGAGCAAAAAGATATGCTGGCCAATCTGAAGACCGGCGATCAGATCGTGACCACTGGAGGCTTGTACGGTACGATTGTCAAATTTGGTGACGATAACCGGGTCAAGGTGAGGATCGCTGAAAATGTCACGGTTGAGATCGCGCGGAGCGCCATCACCGAGAAGCCTACCGGGACAACAGAGGCGGCGAAGGGCAAAGGTAATTAAGTCTGATCGCTGGGCCTGGGAGGAGCTTCCCGAGAAACGCGGATTGCAGCTTGCTCCTCCCAGGCTGCATCCTCTCCGGTGAAATATTTCAGCCGAACCTTTTTGAATTCCCGCACTGTCCACAGCATTGCGTAATTGCCGATCCCCGTCTCCCGGCTGATCGCCGCCACCGTCTCCTCGCAGGCTTCCCGGCTCTTCTGATGAACCATCGTGTAGAGCGAAAACGGCCACTCCGGAAAGGTGGGCCGCTGATAGCAATGACTGACGGCGCGAAACTGCGCCATCTGCTGTCCGACGGCCTCGACCTTCTCCTCCGGCACCGACCACGCCGCCATCACGTTCCCGGTGTAGCCGGCCTTGCGGTGGTGCAGGATCGCCGCAAAGCGGCGCATGATGCGCCGATCGAGAAGCCCGCGGGCGCAGGCCAGCATCGCCTCGACACCCAGTCCGCACCGCTCGGCTGCCTCGCGAAACGGCTCCTCCACAAGCGGCAAATCATCTTGCAGGACCCGCACGATCTGTCGCTCATCGTGGTCCAGGCCATGCTCGGAATGACCGTTGCCCGTAAAGAAATGGCCCTCTTCCTTGCGGACGCCTGCCGCGTCGGCATCCATATCCAGGCGTACCCCGATCTTAAAGACCCTGAGCGCCGGAAAGAGCCGTGCCGCCTCGGCGCCCGTTTCTCTCGCCAACGTCTCTACGCTGGCTTCAAGCCCAAGTCGGCTCTCGGGGGAGACGGCCAAGGTAAACCATACATTGTACGGGCAACAAGAATCTACGCCTGAGGAGTCGGAGAGCGTATACCGTCGAAGGTAGTTGTGGCTGACCCCCGGATGCGCGTTAATCATGGCGGCCGCCTCGTCAACAGACTCCTCACACACTCGGAAACCCACGAGCGATGACCGATAACCAAGGCGCGACGTGTCGAAGATGGCGCCGATATTTCTGATGAAGCCGTCAGCTTTGAGTCGGGCAATACGTTCGAGGACGTCGCCTTCAGCAAGACCCGAGCCTTCGCCGAGCGCGCGGTAGGGACGCTCTACAAGTGGGATACCGGCCTGCACCGCGTCGAGCAGTTTACGATCAGTTACATCTATCTCGGTTACGAACTCGGTCACGAATATCCCTCACTTTCTCCGTCGAGAGCGTATGTGTTCCGATAAAAATTCTGGCAGAGAATACCGGCGACTTTTTGAATTCCCTCACCGCGGACTCTTCTCTTCCTGAGCCGACACAGCCGGAAACACCTGCACCGCAAGGTCTTGGCCAACATGACACTGTATGCAAAAATCATTGCGCGTAGGATGCGGGGTGATCGGCGCCCCAACGATTCCGAATTCGTGGCATGCCAGGCACATACCTTTTCTCGCTTCCGCATCGTGGGGGATCAAAGGCGGAGCGCCTTCATAGGCGCGAGGCAGCCTCTTACTGCCTTGTTGAGGAGTCGCCTGCTCAGCAAGCGCGCGACCGCTCAAAACAACCAAGGAGCAACAAAGAACCCCCAGCAGAAAGAAGATCGTTTTGATCGGTTTTATCATGATCCGTCACACCTTCTCGATCCGAACTGCGCACTTCTTGTAGTCCGGCTGCTTGGAAATAGGATCGTAGGCATCAAGCGTCACCAGATTGATCAAGACATTCTCATCGAAGAACGGAACAAAGACCACTCCTTTTGGGACTGTGTTTCTTCCGCCCAGTTGTGCCGTTGTGATGATCTCTCCGCGGCGTGACCGGACACGGACTTGGTCCCCAACCTTAATTCCCAAGACGCCCGCGTCCTCCGGGTTAATCCAAACAGGAGCAAATGGAACGGCACGGTGCAGCTCAAGCACTCTCCTCGTAATGGTCCCGGTATGCCAGTGCTCGAGGACGCGGCCTGTCGTCAGCCAGAACGGATATTGCTCATCAGGCTGCTCGGCCGGCGGCTCGTACGGCCGCGCCCAGATGACGGCGCGACCATCAGGCTGACCGTAAAAACGGACACCCTCACCCTTCTTGACGTAAGGGTCGAAGCCCTCCCTGTAACGCCACCTGGTTTCTTTTCCCTCGACAACTGGCCAGCGCAGCCCGCCCCGGACCTTCGCGTATAGATCGTAGGACGCGAGATCTTTTCCCGACCCCTGGCCGAATTTTCGATACTCCTCAAAGAGCGCCTTTTGCAGAGGCTCCTCGCCGTAGTCGAACAGGTTTCCTGAACCAAGACGCTTGGCCAACTCGACGATCTGCCAGAGATCGTCCCGCGCTTGACCCGGCGGATCTACCATCTTGAACCAGTGCTGCGTGCGCCGCTCAGTGTTGCCGAACATCCCCTCCTTCTCGACCCACATGGCCGACGGAAGGATAAGATCGGCGTGTCGAGCGGTTTCGCTGGGATACACATCGGAGACAACGATAAACCGCTCGCCCCCCTTTCGCGCGCCCCTGCGATAACGACCCACATGGGGCAGCGTCTGAAAGGGGTTGGTGGTGTTGATCCAGATGACCTTGATATCACCGCGATCCAGGGCGCGAAACATCTCCATCGTATGATAACCGGGTCTGGATGAGATCCTCTCGACCGGGACATTCCAAATGTGCGCGGCTTTCTTGCGATGCTCCGGATTCGCGACAAACATGCCGCCTGGAAGCGCGTGGGACAGCACGCCTACCTCCCGCGTCGTCCCGCACGCCGAAGGCTGCCCGGTCAGCGATAAGGGACTATTGCCTGGCTCGGCGATCTTTCCAGTCAGCAGGTGGAGGTTGTAGACAAGATTATTGATCCAGGTGCCGCGTACGTGCTGGTTAAAGCCCATTGTCCAACAGGAGACGGCCTTACGCTTGGGCTCACCAAGCAGCCGAGCAATCTGACGGATCGTGTCGGCTGGGACGCCGGACAGTTTTTCAGCATACTCCGGGGTGTAGGGTTCCAGGAAGGCCTTGTACTCTTCAATACTTATCGTGTGCGCCTTATCGGCAAAAGGTCTGTATGTCGTCCAATTGCTTTCTGAAGCCCCACCGTACTCGAAGTTGTCCTCTACGCCATAACCGATACCTGTCAACCCCTTTTTAAAGGTGACATACTTCTGAATAAACGAACCGTTTGTGAGCCCTTCTTTTACGATGACATGTGCCATAGCATTCGCGATGGCGAGGTCTGAGTGAGGCTTAAAAATAGCCACGACATCTGCGGGTTCATCGGTGCTGCGGTTCAGATAGGTTTGCAGACTGACGATCTTGACGTTGGGATCCTGGTGTTTCCGCTCCATCATCCGCGAATACAAAATCGGATGCATCTCGGCGAAGTTCGAGCCCCAGATAAAAAAGGTATCGGTCAGCTCAAAATCGTCGTAACAACCCATCGGCTCATCCATGCCGAAGGTCGAGTAGAAACCGGTTACGGCCGAGGCCATGCAGAGACGAGCATTGCTCTCGATGTTGTTGGAGCCAATCCCCGCCTTCATCAATTTGTTAATGGCGTAGCCTTCAAAGATCGTTGTTTGACCCGAGAAGTACATCGCCACTGACTCCGGACCATGTTTTTGAACGGCCTCTTTAAACTTGGACGCCATGATATCCAACGCCTGGTCCCAAGAGATCTGGACAAACTTGTTGCCTTGGCGGAGCAGCGGCACCCTATAGCGGTCAGCACCGTATAGAATCTTGGGGAGGCTGTACCCTTTGATACACAGAAGACCGCGATTAACCGGCGCCTCCGGATCTCCCTTGACAGCCACCACCTTGCCTTGTCGTAGACCGACCAACGCACCGCATCCGACGCCACAGAAGCGACACGGGCTCTTCTTCCATTCCTCTGCCGTCTCGGCAGCCTCCGCGACACCCTCAGGAATAGCGAATAGCGCGTCAGGCAAGGTCAGGACGGCAGCGCCTGTCCCGGCTAATGTCTTTAACAGCTCTCTGCGAGAAAGTGTCATCGTCGGCCTCTGTGTCCGGATTCACCGAAAATCGTCACCGAATCTCTTACATCCCGAACTTGTGCGCCCGATTGGCGAAAAAGATCCCGGAGGGATGGTCTGCCGGAAACTCCTTCAGCACCTGATAGGTCGCCGTATCGTACACCACCACCTTGCCGCCATCCATGAGAGAGACGTAGGCGGCGTCTCCCTTGGGTGTAAACTGCGGGTGTGTAGCGCCGGGCCCGGGATTGAGCGTTTTGATAACCTTCATACTGTCGACGTCGATGACATCGATCAGGTCCCCGTTTTTGCCGATAATATCCACCCACACCTGACGCCCGTCGGGCCGCGCCACAGTGTAGAGCGCGGTGCCGCTGATCGGGATCGGGGTCAGCGGCGTCCAGTCGAGGGTTGAATACACTAACGCAACCTCGCGCTTGAGCGCGGGAAGAAACGCCAATCTCCCGGTAATCGCCCAGCCTTTCAGATGCGGAATCTTCCATAGCGGAACCTCGGGACCTTTGCCCTGCTCCGCGAGAATCGGCGTGACCCGATCGAGTCTCCACGTATCGAGGAGCCCCATCCAATTCGAGTCCAAAAAGCCCGCCAGATAGTAGCGCCCATCCGGACTGATCAGCGCGTCGTATGGCGTCTTCCCGACATCGGCGAACTTACGGATCACCGGAAACTCTTTTTTTCCCGCATCCACGACCCATATGCTGTTGGCCTCCATCAGGGAAAACACCAGCAGGTTGCCCGGGGCGTCGACCAATCCTACGACGCGAGACGGCAATTCCTTTCCATCCTTGTCGCTTCCATCCGTATACAGGGCCGGGATCGTCTTGATCAGCTCCAGCGTGTCGGCATCCAGAATACGGACCTCGCCGGGCACGTAGTTACTGAGGGCCACGTACTTGCCATCCTGGCTGATCACGCCACCCACGGACAGTTTCCCAGCGCTGACCTTTTTCACGAGCTTCAACGTCAACAGATCGATCTTGGAGACCTCGCCCTCGCGACCGAGAACATAGGCATAGCGCGCATCCGGCGAAAATTTCACCGTCGCATGGGTGAGATTGCCCAGCCCGGACACTCGACCCAGCAGCTCGTGGCGTGAAGAGTCGATGATGAGGACACTGCCGGCCTGTCGTTCAATGATGACCACCAGCGACGCCGTTCCCCAACGCCGCTCATCAGCGTTCGATTGGAGGGGTACGCCAAGCACACAGAGAATGAGAAGCGCCTTAACCGCGAACCCGAACATGCGTGCTCGCACGACTGTCTTCCTTTCCATTCAATGAAATCCCCAGTTCCTCATCGTTCAGGTAGCAGGCGGGATCGGATGCCCACAGGTCTCCGGTCGTCGCCTCCGCCCTGACTCTCGAATTGCCGCCGCAGAGCTCAAGATACGGGCAGCGCGCGCAGCGGCCCGTGAGTGCGTGACGACGATCCTTCAGGACGCGCATAATCGGATCGGTCGTATCTTCCCAGATCGCCCCAAAACTCCGTTCGCGGACATTACCGAAGGAATAATGTCTCCAAAACGGATCGGCATAGACGTGTCCGAGACTGTCGATACAGCCCAGCGTCGTGCCGGAGCTGTTGCCACCACGGCGCTGCAGGGTCTGAAACACCGTGTGCGCCTGAGTAGGGGCGGAATCCCGCATCTTCAAGTAGAGATACACGCCATCAGCATCGTTATTGCCGGTGGTGACCTCGGCCTTGAAGCCGCGACGATGAAGATCTACACCCCGATAAATGAGATAATCGAGCGCGCCGCGCTTTTCCTCAGCCGATAGATCGTCATGGACAAGCCCCGTACCTCGTCCCGCATACACCAGGTGGGCGAAGTAGAGGCGGTCTACGTTCTCCTGCTCCGCCATGTCGCACATCGCGGGCAGATCAGGGAGCGTCCGACGGCACAGTGCGGTCCGGATGCCGACTTTCATCCCTTCATCGCGGCAGTGGCGCAGCCCTTGTAGTGCCAGCGCAAACGAGCCGTCCATTCCCCGAAAACGATCATGGACCGGGCCGATTCCATCTAAACTGACGCCGACATACGTGATGCCGATCTGTCTCAACCGTTTCGCGGCCGCGGCATCGATCAACGTCCCGTTCGTCGACAGCGCGCAACGCAGCCCCAGATCCCGCGCGTACTCTGCGAGCGCGTAGAGATCCTCCCGGAATAAGGGATCGCCGCCGGACAGGATGACCATCGGGATCTTGTAGGCGGCCAGATCCGTCATCAGCCGCTTCCCCTCATCGGTCGTCAACTCATCGGCGTAGGCGCGGTTCTGCGATTGGCTGTAGCAGTGCAGACAATGGAGGTTGCAGCGCTGCGTCAGATTCCAGATAACGACCGGCCTTTCGGCAGAAGACGGCTGAGGTGTCCCGTCTGCCCGCTTCGAAGGCGCATGACCGCCCTGAACCGGCCCGCACAACAGGTCCGTAATCCTCAGCATCGCCTGTACTCCATAGCCGCCGCCTGCACCACCATTCGTGAATCCGCAGGTGTTATATTAACACGAAAGACCGCCAGGGCGAGCCATTCGAGACTCACCCTGGCGGTCCTCCTTCATGCGTAACGCCGACTAACTAATAGATATCCTTCACCGTGTTGTACACGTTGAACTTACCTGTCGGCGTAATGATGCGCGGATCGTCGATTCTGGCTTTTTCTTGAAGTGTCTTATCATCATACACGACGATCTCACTCTTACCGTCTTTCTTCCCCCACACACTTATCCAGACTTCGTCTCCGGCCTTGTTGTACTCGAAGTGCACGGCGCGCCCTTTATCCGACACCTTCCAGCACTTCGGATCTTTCTCCGGATTGGCTTTCTCGAAGACACAGACCTGCTTTTGAATTGCCGGGTCGCCGTTCAGAGCATGATCCACCCAGACGTTTTTGCTCTTCGGATGCGTCTTGATAAACAGGCCGCCGCCGCCCAGGGTCTTGAGCTCCCTCACGTTTTTCCAGGCGTGCTCCTTGTGCTTGGCCGGGTCGGTGCCGTAAACAGCGACCTTGCCTTCGCCGAGATGCGGTGTGCCGTTGACCGGACCGAACTTCGGATCGATCCAGTTGGCGCCGCGTCCAGGGTGAGGCTTGATTCCCGATTCGAAGATCGCCTCCAATTTTCCCTTCTCGACGTCGATTACGACCACCTTGTTGGCCATGTTGGCGGCCACCATAAAGTAGCGCTTGGTGGCATCCCAGCCGCCGTCGTGCAGAAACTTCTCCCCTTGGATCTGGGTCATTTTCAGGTTCTTGAGATCAGAGTAATCGACCAGCCAGATCAGACCGGTCTCCTTGATGTTGATGACCCACTCCGGCTTGAAGTGCGACGCCACGATCGACGCGACCCGCGGCTCGGGATGGTACTCCATCGTATCGTAGGTCATGCTTCGGCTGCTGATAACCTTCAGCGGTTCCAACGTGTTGCCTTCCAACACAATGATCTGCGGCGGCCAATAGCAGCCGATAACGGCGAGCTTGTCGGTGAAGTCGCCGTGTTTTCCCTTATACTTACTCGTGTCGATGGAGCGCGCATCGCTGCATGGCTTGACCTCTGCGACCTTGTCCGGCACCTTCATCCACAGGTCGATCATTGTCGCACGCCCATCGCGGCCGATCGTGTAGACGTAGCGCCCTGAAAAGGAACTGCGAGAGATATGGACCGCAAAGCCGGTCTTGACCGTGTTGACGATCTCCTTGGTCTTGCCATCGATGATGGCCACCTGACCGGCATCACGCAGGGTCACGGCGAAAAAGTCCTGCCAGTCGCGGTCGTGCTCGGGCTTGGTGGGTCGCTTGTCCGGGGGAATGATGAGGTTCCAGCTTTTCTTCATCTCCGCCATGCCCAGCTCGGGTGGGGTGGGTGGGTCATGCTGGATATAGCGGGCCATCAGATCGCTTTCGGCGTCAGTAAGAATACCTTGCCGACCCCAGTCCGGCATACCGCCGCCCGTCCCGTTCACGATGAACGCCTTCAGAACCGGCGTCGTGAGTGCGCGGGTTTTTGCCGGCAGCAACTGCGGGCCGGTCGCGCCTTTTCTCAAGACCCCGTGACAGCCTGCGCACCGGTCGAAATAGATCTGCTTAGCGTTCTCTAGTTCGCCCGGTGCCAGCGGTGGAGCCGGTGGAAGTGCAGGCGCCTGGGCCTGCGCCGGAACGTTCCATAGCGCCCCTAGCGCAAGTGTCAATAACGCCAACTTTGCCCTACTCACCATGTCCTCTCCTTTCGTTAAACGGTGCCTACCGTACGTTGGTGGTTAGCGCTCTTTAGTGAACGTCCGCCATGGTAGTGAGATAAACAAACAGCGTTTACGATATCCAACTGTATGTTTTTGTGACGCATGCGGATAATTGGAACACTGGCAAGCTGCATTGGGCGTCACTATTGCACCGCCAGCGTCTCCCTGTCAAGACTTTTATTTAGCCGGATCAGGCAGCATATTTCGGTTGAAAGCGCCTGGACAGCAATGGTAGGGTAGATGCGGAGTAATACGCCGCCGTTCGGCAGGTAGCACGCAGAAGAGCGCAGAAGCAGAAACGGGCAAACCATGGAGATACAGGATGTTTGAAACCATCGAATGGACATCGGCCGACACGGTCCGGCTGCTCGATCAAACCCGGTTACCGGCTGAAGAGGTATATGTCGAATGTCGCGATGTGGCGGCCGTGGCACACGCCATCCGGTCTATGCAGATACGCGGGGCCCCGGCGATCGGTGTGGCCGGCGCCATGGGCCTGGCGTTAGCGGCGCAGTCGATTCGGACACGCAGTTTCGAGGAATTCCGTGCGGAGTTGTCGCGTCATGGCGAAGCGTTACGCCAAACCCGCCCTACGGCCGTAAACCTGGCGTGGGGAATCGACCGGATGCAGCGGTGCGTTGAGCAGCATAAAGCCCTCCCGGTCGCCGAGCTCGTTCAGTCTCTCATCCGGGAGGCACAACGGATCCGGGAAGAGGACATCCTGGACAACCAGGCGATCGGCGCGCACGGACACAGACTTATCCCGGACGGAGCCGCCGTCCTCACCCACTGTAATGCCGGCGCCCTGGCCACCGCGGGCTATGGGACCGCCTTGGGTGTCATCCGAGCGGCGCATGCGGCCGGCACCAGATTGTCGGTATGGGCCGGCGAGACCAGACCGTTTCTGCAAGGCGCCAGGCTGACCGCCTGGGAGTTGCAGCAGGACGGGATCCCGGTGACGCTCATCACCGATAACATGGCCGGGCATCTGATGCAGCGGGGCGAGATCGATCTCGTCATCGTCGGGGCCGACCGAATTGCCCGCAATGGCGACGTGGCAAACAAGATCGGGACCTATACCCTAGCCGTCCTGGCGCAGGCGCACGGACTTCCGTTTTATGTTGCGGCCCCCCTGTCCACTGTAGACCTGTCGCTTCCCGATGGCGAGGCGATCCCGATCGAGGAGCGTGATCCCGCAGAGGTAACCGGGTGGGCAGGTATTCGGACCGCGCCGGTAGGAGCCAGGGCGAGAAATCCCGTCTTCGATATGACACCACATCGCTACATTACTGCCCTGATTACAAATCGTGGAGTGGTCCGGCCCCCTTATGATTCGGGCCTGACCGCACTGGCCGGACCCGACCTTTCGGGCAGGGTATAGGGCGGAGGTGGAGCTTGTACCCTAGACCCTATACCCTAAGCCCTCTACCCCGCCTGGTTATGATACTCTTCACCTTTGTGGCGATGTTGCCGGCGCCGCTGTACGCCACCGCCTCATCGGAGGTATCGGTCGCGCCGTTATGGCGTGAGGCGCTCGATCTCATCGAGACCAGTAATCACCAGAGCGCAGTGCCCCTCCTTGACGATCTGCGCCAGCGTGAGGGCTTCTCCATGGCACGCGAAGCCCACTTCCTCATGGGCGTGGCGCTGTACAGACAAAAGCGGTGGCAGGAGGCCGCCGACACACTGGAGGCGGCGGCAACGCAGCTACCGCTGCTGGGGGACTACGCCCTATACTATGCGGCGTCTGCTTACAGGTCCCTTGGTCTGAGTACCCAGGCGCTGGCCATGCTGTCGCGTCTGCTTCACGACTACCCGGACAGTCTGCTCGCCGAGCGAGCCCGACAGGAGCGCGCACAGCTCTATCTCGACGCACACCAGCTCGCGGAGGCTGAGGGGACCTATCGGGATTATCTGTCTCGCGCCTCCAGCGATGCGAGGCGGCGAGAGGCGATACTTGCGCTGGCGGAGATCGCCGTCCAGGTAGACAAGCCACGGGAGGCTGAACCGTTGCTGCGCGAGCTGTGGCTCAAGTGGCCGGCCAGCCGGGAGGCCAAACGAGCCGGTGAACTCCTGACCTCGCTGGCGGAGGCACCGCCCTTCACCGCTGACGAGCAGTTCGAGCGCGCGCTCAGCCTGTACCGCAGCGGCCAGTACGCCCAGGCCATTACCGCGTTTGCGCCCTTCTTGAGCGATACCTCGCACCCCCTCGACGGAGCTGAGAGCCGATTTGCCTCTCGCGCAAGGCTGTGGAGCGGTATCAGCTATTTCCAACGCCGCGACTACAGGGGAGCCATCAGCCTCCTCTCGGCCCTGGATCAGAACCACTCCCTTTACGCTGCGGAAGCGCTGTACTGGATCGGACGAGCCCATGCCAGAGTTGACGAGAGTGAAAAGGCTGTCGCAACGTGGGCTCGTCTGGTTGACACCTATCCGAACAGCCCCTTTACCGCCGAGTCGCTCTACCTGATGGCGCTCCAGTACAGTGACAACGCGCAACCGAAGCGGGCAGTACAGGCTCTCACTCGGCTCATCAGAGACTACCCATCGAACCGGTTCGCCGATACCGCCCTCTGGACCCGCGCCTGGATCTACTACCGACAGTCAGCGTTCACGCGGGCGCTTGCTGATTTACGACGACTGTACGCAAGGAGCCCAGCGGACCCTCGGTTCCAGACACAAGCCCTCTATTGGCAGGGGCGGGTCCTTGAAGATCTGAAAAAGAGAGGAAAGGCAGTAGAGGCGTACCGAAGGTTGCTTGGCACGCACAGCGACGAGGACTATTATACTGAACAGACA
This genomic interval from Candidatus Methylomirabilis lanthanidiphila contains the following:
- a CDS encoding nitrite reductase encodes the protein MFGFAVKALLILCVLGVPLQSNADERRWGTASLVVIIERQAGSVLIIDSSRHELLGRVSGLGNLTHATVKFSPDARYAYVLGREGEVSKIDLLTLKLVKKVSAGKLSVGGVISQDGKYVALSNYVPGEVRILDADTLELIKTIPALYTDGSDKDGKELPSRVVGLVDAPGNLLVFSLMEANSIWVVDAGKKEFPVIRKFADVGKTPYDALISPDGRYYLAGFLDSNWMGLLDTWRLDRVTPILAEQGKGPEVPLWKIPHLKGWAITGRLAFLPALKREVALVYSTLDWTPLTPIPISGTALYTVARPDGRQVWVDIIGKNGDLIDVIDVDSMKVIKTLNPGPGATHPQFTPKGDAAYVSLMDGGKVVVYDTATYQVLKEFPADHPSGIFFANRAHKFGM
- a CDS encoding methylthioribose-1-phosphate isomerase, with the protein product MFETIEWTSADTVRLLDQTRLPAEEVYVECRDVAAVAHAIRSMQIRGAPAIGVAGAMGLALAAQSIRTRSFEEFRAELSRHGEALRQTRPTAVNLAWGIDRMQRCVEQHKALPVAELVQSLIREAQRIREEDILDNQAIGAHGHRLIPDGAAVLTHCNAGALATAGYGTALGVIRAAHAAGTRLSVWAGETRPFLQGARLTAWELQQDGIPVTLITDNMAGHLMQRGEIDLVIVGADRIARNGDVANKIGTYTLAVLAQAHGLPFYVAAPLSTVDLSLPDGEAIPIEERDPAEVTGWAGIRTAPVGARARNPVFDMTPHRYITALITNRGVVRPPYDSGLTALAGPDLSGRV
- a CDS encoding nitrate reductase catalytic subunit produces the protein MTLSRRELLKTLAGTGAAVLTLPDALFAIPEGVAEAAETAEEWKKSPCRFCGVGCGALVGLRQGKVVAVKGDPEAPVNRGLLCIKGYSLPKILYGADRYRVPLLRQGNKFVQISWDQALDIMASKFKEAVQKHGPESVAMYFSGQTTIFEGYAINKLMKAGIGSNNIESNARLCMASAVTGFYSTFGMDEPMGCYDDFELTDTFFIWGSNFAEMHPILYSRMMERKHQDPNVKIVSLQTYLNRSTDEPADVVAIFKPHSDLAIANAMAHVIVKEGLTNGSFIQKYVTFKKGLTGIGYGVEDNFEYGGASESNWTTYRPFADKAHTISIEEYKAFLEPYTPEYAEKLSGVPADTIRQIARLLGEPKRKAVSCWTMGFNQHVRGTWINNLVYNLHLLTGKIAEPGNSPLSLTGQPSACGTTREVGVLSHALPGGMFVANPEHRKKAAHIWNVPVERISSRPGYHTMEMFRALDRGDIKVIWINTTNPFQTLPHVGRYRRGARKGGERFIVVSDVYPSETARHADLILPSAMWVEKEGMFGNTERRTQHWFKMVDPPGQARDDLWQIVELAKRLGSGNLFDYGEEPLQKALFEEYRKFGQGSGKDLASYDLYAKVRGGLRWPVVEGKETRWRYREGFDPYVKKGEGVRFYGQPDGRAVIWARPYEPPAEQPDEQYPFWLTTGRVLEHWHTGTITRRVLELHRAVPFAPVWINPEDAGVLGIKVGDQVRVRSRRGEIITTAQLGGRNTVPKGVVFVPFFDENVLINLVTLDAYDPISKQPDYKKCAVRIEKV
- a CDS encoding periplasmic nitrate reductase, small subunit (napB); diheme cytochrome C; amino-acid sequence: MIKPIKTIFFLLGVLCCSLVVLSGRALAEQATPQQGSKRLPRAYEGAPPLIPHDAEARKGMCLACHEFGIVGAPITPHPTRNDFCIQCHVGQDLAVQVFPAVSAQEEKSPR
- a CDS encoding preprotein translocase (YajC); the encoded protein is MGIAYAQQAGSSSDGGPASILPVLLPSVLIFVIFYFLMIRPQQKKQQEQKDMLANLKTGDQIVTTGGLYGTIVKFGDDNRVKVRIAENVTVEIARSAITEKPTGTTEAAKGKGN
- a CDS encoding nitrite reductase, whose translation is MVSRAKLALLTLALGALWNVPAQAQAPALPPAPPLAPGELENAKQIYFDRCAGCHGVLRKGATGPQLLPAKTRALTTPVLKAFIVNGTGGGMPDWGRQGILTDAESDLMARYIQHDPPTPPELGMAEMKKSWNLIIPPDKRPTKPEHDRDWQDFFAVTLRDAGQVAIIDGKTKEIVNTVKTGFAVHISRSSFSGRYVYTIGRDGRATMIDLWMKVPDKVAEVKPCSDARSIDTSKYKGKHGDFTDKLAVIGCYWPPQIIVLEGNTLEPLKVISSRSMTYDTMEYHPEPRVASIVASHFKPEWVINIKETGLIWLVDYSDLKNLKMTQIQGEKFLHDGGWDATKRYFMVAANMANKVVVIDVEKGKLEAIFESGIKPHPGRGANWIDPKFGPVNGTPHLGEGKVAVYGTDPAKHKEHAWKNVRELKTLGGGGLFIKTHPKSKNVWVDHALNGDPAIQKQVCVFEKANPEKDPKCWKVSDKGRAVHFEYNKAGDEVWISVWGKKDGKSEIVVYDDKTLQEKARIDDPRIITPTGKFNVYNTVKDIY
- a CDS encoding queuine tRNA-ribosyltransferase; its protein translation is MTFELLKIDTATGARRGRLTTPHGTVETPVFMPCGTGGTVKALTPHELEIEGVQLALCNTYHLYLRPGHRLIEKLGGLHRFMAWSGSILTDSGGFQVYSLAQLRRISDEGVSFRSHLDGSLHVLSPELAIQIQQSLGADIIMPLDECAPYPSTIDYLQRSLELTLQWAERSRAAHPNGQPALFGIVQGGTDKALREQAATALQQIGFDGYALGGLAVGEPKAVMYETVAHVTPLLPADRPRYLMGVGTPEDLVENVMRGVDMFDCVMPTRHGRTGSLFTSLGRINIKGAVYASDERPPDLDCDCYTCRHFSRAYLRHLFMAGEILGLRLNTLHNLHFYVTLMRQIRQAIEDGSLAAFRTRFLEKTKTSNHNDTAA
- a CDS encoding Fe-S oxidoreductase, which gives rise to MLRITDLLCGPVQGGHAPSKRADGTPQPSSAERPVVIWNLTQRCNLHCLHCYSQSQNRAYADELTTDEGKRLMTDLAAYKIPMVILSGGDPLFREDLYALAEYARDLGLRCALSTNGTLIDAAAAKRLRQIGITYVGVSLDGIGPVHDRFRGMDGSFALALQGLRHCRDEGMKVGIRTALCRRTLPDLPAMCDMAEQENVDRLYFAHLVYAGRGTGLVHDDLSAEEKRGALDYLIYRGVDLHRRGFKAEVTTGNNDADGVYLYLKMRDSAPTQAHTVFQTLQRRGGNSSGTTLGCIDSLGHVYADPFWRHYSFGNVRERSFGAIWEDTTDPIMRVLKDRRHALTGRCARCPYLELCGGNSRVRAEATTGDLWASDPACYLNDEELGISLNGKEDSRASTHVRVRG